A region of Ornithodoros turicata isolate Travis chromosome 5, ASM3712646v1, whole genome shotgun sequence DNA encodes the following proteins:
- the LOC135393965 gene encoding uncharacterized protein LOC135393965: MPSKRRYLAYLEPGTSSAKVPRQTVWSQRQKEVSAAVEASRIQLCEDAGANEEATPRVADHEEHEHLQPEYPASENSLLDNEESISSLHDGTPQEDSTTECAELPDPDADLAEFIRVNSEIILPNQATTRLQAMLLVLAFIVAAGIPWTQVDGLLRLLNAILGQEVFPSKYGLRKLWNLQRSKVLEVHGYCPTCQLLTRDCGLGFQRCDICENVVTPAEQVKKGSFFITLDLELQLLKLLKATGELVGKNLKDIATVPHEGAYRDITDGLLYRKVRSENNMSWCDLTLTMNTDGSPVFKSSKGSVWPIQVSLNELPVPYRWKNILVAAVWFAKEHPPAHLYLKTFVEKFNTVGKLAWSFSGQTVQSAVRIVSCCVDSPARAALLNAKQFNGYYGCSWCLQKGTLVDGTVKYIFEGHDMIERTSDMVVSAMTAAAVRGYPVDGIKGPSAVAKLCALDLVWGFPPDYLHCVLEGVASQLTELWLCSTGSVWYIGNRIKELNRRIVTIQPPIFFTRTPRPLTERAFWKATEWKFWLLYYGVPCLQGILPHKYLTHFTLLSHSVFLLLKTTVMECDIVLAGKLLMQFVQEMPVLYGKGSFTFNVHQLVHLAKSVQMTGPLWATSTFPFEGGNGDILKLVTAAKGVPQQIAERCIMQGVLKSLTRIVDLSPFLKHQLQLISGRKTKNHQSGVLGTPLPVSNLETCIRDLVVNTVGHVESISEYLRATIKGVVIHSAKYRRTEKSCTEYIEASDGRLCRIMCILVAEDTILLVCQELILVECILPFLYDVDHPPANVALCLLHDVDVLSPCVYVSVHGKSYVAKIPNLYERD, translated from the exons ATGCCTTCGAAAAGGCGATACCTCGCCTACTTAGAGCCAGGGACGTCTTCAGCGAAGGTACCTCGGCAAACCGTATGGAGTCAACGACAGAAAGAAGTGTCGGCAGCGGTCGAAGCCTCGCGAATACAA CTCTGTGAAGATGCTGGGGCGAATGAAGAAGCTACTCCTCGTGTTGCAGACCATGAAGAACATGAACACCTTCAACCTGAGTACCCTGCATCTGAAAATAGCCTTCTTGACAATGAAGAAAGCATTAGCTCACTCCACGATGGGACGCCACAAGAAGACAGCACCACCGAATGTGCAGAGCTTCCTGATCCTGATGCTGATCTTGCAGAATTCATCAGAGTGAACTCTGAAATAATACTGCCCAACCAAGCTACCACTCGTCTGCAGGCGATGCTGCTTGTCCTTGCATTTATTGTGGCTGCAGGCATCCCATGGACACAGGTCGATGGACTTTTGCGACTTCTAAATGCGATCTTGGGGCAAGAGGTTTTCCCTTCCAAGTATGGATTGCGGAAACTGTGGAATCTACAGCGATCAAAGGTTCTGGAAGTCCATGGCTACTGCCCTACATGTCAGCTGCTTACTAGAGACTGTGGACTTGGATTTCAACGTTGCGACATTTGTGAAAATGTAGTGACCCCTGCAGAACAGGTGAAAAAAGGAAGTTTTTTCATCACACTGGACTTGGAACTACAACTGCTGAAGCTGTTAAAGGCCACGGGTGAACTAGTAGGCAAGAATTTAAAGGACATTGCGACAGTCCCTCATGAAGGAGCATACAGAGACATTACCGATGGCTTGCTGTACAGAAAAGTTCGAAGTGAAAATAACATGTCATGGTGCGACCTGACATTGACCATGAACACCGATGGATCTCCTGTGTTCAAATCAAGCAAGGGATCTGTTTGGCCAATACAGGTGTCACTAAATGAACTGCCCGTTCCATACCGATGGAAGAACATCTTGGTTGCAGCCGTTTGGTTTGCTAAGGAGCACCCGCCTGCGCACCTGTACCTAAAAACATTTGTTGAGAAATTTAACACGGTTGGAAAGCTGGCATGGTCCTTTTCTGGCCAAACTGTGCAGTCTGCAGTTAGGATAGTGTCCTGCTGTGTTGATTCACCTGCACGTGCTGCCCTTTTGAACGCAAAACAGTTCAATGGATACTATGGGTGCTCCTGGTGTCTTCAGAAAGGCACACTTGTTGATG GAACAGTGAAGTACATATTTGAAGGCCACGACATGATCGAGAGGACTTCTGACATGGTTGTGAGTGCAATGACTGCCGCAGCTGTAAGGGGTTACCCTGTGGATGGCATCAAGGGTCCATCAGCTGTAGCCAAATTATGTGCCTTAGACTTGGTGTGGGGATTTCCCCCAGATTACCTACACTGTGTTCTCGAGGGTGTGGCTTCCCAGCTAACAGAGCTCTGGTTATGTTCCACTGGAAGTGTGTGGTATATTGGGAACCGGATCAAGGAGCTCAACCGGCGCATTGTGACGATTCAGCCGCCAATCTTTTTCACAAGGACTCCTCGGCCCCTAACAGAGAGGGCATTTTGGAAAGCGACAGAATGGAAATTTTGGCTTCTCTACTATGGTGTGCCCTGCCTACAAGGGATTCTGCCGCACAAATACCTAACTCATTTTACCTTGCTCTCACACAGCGTGTTCCTGCTGCTGAAAACAACAGTCATGGAGTGTGACATTGTACTTGCGGGCAAATTGCTAATGCAGTTTGTTCAGGAAATGCCTGTTCTGTACGGCAAGGGCAGTTTTACATTTAATGTTCACCAGCTTGTTCATCTGGCAAAATCTGTGCAGATGACCGGACCATTGTGGGCAACGTCAACCTTTCCTTTCGAGGGTGGAAATGGCGACATCTTAAAGCTTGTCACTGCAGCAAAAGGTGTGCCACAGCAGATAGCAGAGAGGTGCATCATGCAAGGAGTGCTGAAGTCACTGACACGCATTGTGGATTTGTCACCCTTTCTAAAACACCAGCTTCAGCTAATCTCTGGGAGGAAAACCAAGAACCATCAGTCAGGCGTGTTAGGAACCCCGCTACCTGTATCTAATTTGGAAACATGCATCCGAGACTTGGTTGTAAATACAGTAGGACACGTGGAGTCAATAAGTGAATACCTCAGGGCCACGATCAAGGGGGTCGTCATCCATAGTGCCAAATATCGGAGGACAGAAAAGTCGTGCACCGAATACATCGAAGCCAGTGATGGCAGACTGTGCAGGATCATGTGCATTCTTGTGGCAGAGGACACTATTCTCCTTGTGTGCCAGGAATTAATTCTTGTGGAGTGTATATTGCCTTTCCTTTACGATGTTGACCATCCACCTGCGAATGTTGCCCTGTGCTTGCTTCATGATGTTGATGTTCTTTCTCcatgtgtgtatgtgtctgtGCACGGCAAGTCATACGTTGCAAAAATTCCTAATCTTTACGAAAGGGATTAG